TGCGCCAGTCCAGATCGCCCCGGGCCAGACCAAGCACCAGCATCTCGGCGGTGGCGATGTTGCTGGCAAAGGGGATGTTGTTCTGATCGCACAATCTGGAAATATAGGATACATCCTCCGCCATGACGTCGCTGTTGGGGTCGTTGAAAAACAGCACCATATCAAACTCGTTGTAGGAGATGCGGGCCCCGATCTGCTGGCTTCCGCCGTGGGCATAGGAGAGGAAACAGTGGATGTTCAATCCCGTGGACTCAGAGACCATGTTTCCGGTGGTGCTGGTGGCATATAGGCTGTGCTGAGACAGAATCCCGGCATAGGCGGTGCAGAATTGAACCATGAGCTCTTTTTTGTTGTCATGGGACATGATGGCGATATTCATAGGATGGTTCGCTCCTTTCTATTTGATCCGCATCAGCGGAACCCGCGCCCCGGTGATGCGTTTTGCAATGTTCCCATAGGCCGCGGCCGCCAGCGAGGAGTCGGAGAGCATCAGGGGGATGCCCCGGCCCATGCAGATGGGCAGGGCGTCGTCCTCCGGCACCACGCCCAAAAGGGGCAGCCCGGCGGTGTCGATGGCGTCGTCGATGGTGGCGTGAAGCCCCTTGAGAAGCTTCCTGCGCACCCGGTTCACCACCAGGTGCAGCCGGTTCTGGGGAAACTGTCCGTCCAACAGCATGACCGTATGCTGGGCGTCCCGAAGGCTGGTGGCGTCAGTGGTGGTGACCACAACGGCCCGGTCCGCAGCGCAGGAGGCCAGGCGAAAACCGGAGCCTAACCCGGCGGGAGCGTCGATGAGGCAGTAGTCAAAGGTTTTGTTGATCCTTGAGATCAGGCGGTACATGTCCGCGCCGGTCAAAACCTGCCGCCCCATCCCCATGGGCGCGGTCAGCAGATAGAGGTTTGGCATCCGGGGATGCTGGACCACCGCCTCCTCCAGGGTGCAGCGGCCCAGGGCCACGTCGGTGAAATCCATCAGCGCCCGGTCGGTGAGGCCCAAGGCCAAATCCAGGTTCCGCAGCCCGATGTCGCAGTCCAGGCAAAGCACCCGCTTTCCAAGCAGGGACAGCGCGGAACCCACACTGGCGGTGAATGAAGTTTTCCCGGTGCCGCCCTTGCCGGACACCACAACAATACTTTCTCCCATTTTATGCGAAAACTCCCTTCTTTGCAACAGGAAATCGATTGCGAATGAAAAAATTTCTGATTTATATCCCTGCCGAAGGGAGGTAAGATCGTCAAAAGGCGGTCACAGCGGCGCTTTTTTGATCTTGGCGAAAGCCCTGGGGTATTTGGGCGGTGTGGAGCAAACCTTTCGGATGGAGATCAAACGGTGGGTGACGCCGGCGCCGGGCACCTCATAATCCCGAACCTCCTCCACCTCGCCCCCCAGAACCTTGATGGCTTTGGCGGCGGCGGAGAGCTCCTGGGCGCAGTCCACGGACTTCATGGCCAGAAAGGCGCCGCCCGGGCGCACCAGCGGCAGGCATAGCTCGCAGAGCATAGGCAGCGACGCCACGGCCCGGGAGGCGGCCAGGTCAAAGGATTCCCGGTGGGCGGAGGCAAACTCCTCGGCCCGGCCATGGACGCAGGTCACATCCTCCAGATCCAGGGCGTCGCAGACCTCCTGCAAAAAGGTGATCCGCTTGCCCAAGGAGTCCAGCAGCGTCAATCGGATGTCCGGGCGGCAGATTCGCAGGGGGAGGCCGGGAAAGCCCGCGCCGGTCCCCACGTCCACCAGGGACTTGCCGGAAAAATCCGTCAGGTTCAAAAGGGCCAGACTGTCCAAAAAGTGAAGCCGTGCCACATCCTCAGGGGCGGTGATGGCGGTGAGGTTCATCACCTCGTTCTTCTTCAGCAGCAGCTCCCCATAGCGCTCCAACCGGGGGGCGCAGTCCTCGGGAAGGCCCAGCGCCCGGAGGCCCCGCACCAGCGCCTCCCTCATTTGGACGCTTTCAGCAGGTCCCGGATCTCCGTCAGAAGCTTCTCCTCGGCGGAGGGCGCCGGCGGGGCGGGAGGGGCGGCCTCTTCCTTTTTCCGGTGGAACTTGTTGATGGCCCGGATCAGGCAGAACACAGCCAGGGCGATGATCAGAAAGTCCAGGATGGTGGAGAGGAACGAGCCGTAGTTGATGGAGACCGCAGCGGCAATCTCCTCGCCATTTTCCACCACCGCCTGCTTCAGCACGATCTTCCACTGGCTGAAATCCACGCCGCCGGTGAGCATGGACACGGCGGGCATGATGATGTCGTTGACAAGCGAGGTGGAGATTTTGCCGAACGCGCCGCCGATGATGACGCCGACGGCCATGTCCAATACGTTGCCCCGGGCGATGAACTGCTTAAATTCGGCGACAAATCCGTTGCCTTTTGCCATAAATAAATCCCTCCTAAAATATAGAGAAAAAATCTACGATTTGGAATCTTCCAAGTTTTTAAATCCGCAGTGACGATTCCAGCACCCGGGACAGCATGACGGCCGCCTGGGCGCGGGTCAGGGGCGCGGTGCCGCGAAAGGTGCCGGCGGCGTCCGTCCCGTTGAGAATACCGGCCCGGTATAGGGAGAGGATGGCCTCGGTCTGCTCCGCGTCGTAGCGTGCGCCGGGTACGTCGGGCAGGGAGTCCACGGTACACCGCTGTTCCATCTCGCCGCCCACGGAGCTGAGCCACATGGCAAAATCCTCCCGCCAAGCGGTGTCCCCAAAAGAGCTGACCAGCCAGTGGGGGCTGTAGAGAATATCCAGATTCTCCCGGTAGTCAATGTAGAAGGCGGCCGGGAACCACCACTGGTCCCAAGCCCCGGCCGCCTGGGCATTTCGCCAGGAGCGGCTGTAGGCGTTGAGATGGATGGCCATGGATTTTGCATCCGTGTCCGGTGTCAGATGGAAGGAGACGGTTTTTCCGTCCGGCCCGGTCTGGCCGCTGCCGCTGTACCGAAAGCCGTCGCCGTCAAAGCCGAATTCGATGCGCAGGGGGAAATAGGGGGAGAAGGGCGTTTGAAGTTCCGCCGTCAGCATAAAGTCGCCGCTCGCCCAGCTGTAGGACAGGACCTGGCCCAGGTTGGCCACCTGGGTGCCGGTCAGGTCGTAAAACCGAACGTACTCCCGGGGTTCCTGAGGCGCCGGGGGCAGCACTCCGTCCCCACCTTTTCGCAGGTCATACAGCCGGGCGGAAAGCACCATCAGCTGCTCCATAGCCAGAGGCGAGTTGGGGGAGAAGGTCTCCGTCGAGGTGCCGTTGAGAAGACCTGTCTCATAGCAGAGCTTCACCGCGTCATAGCACCACGCGTCCTCCACCACGTCGGAAAAGCCCGGGTACGCCCGTGTCTTGGAAAACGCTGTATCCGCTGCGGCACAAGGGATACAGGATGTGGACAGGAATAGAGCCAATAGAATTGCCAAAAGTGAACGCCGCATCGTTTCGATCCCTCCTGTCGTCTGAAAACGACTCAAAAAAACTACAAATTGCAATCGGAAGAAAAGAGACTATACAAATAGTATTTACCTCTTCTTGGGAAGCAGCAGCTCCTTGCCGCCCATATAGGGGCGCAGCGCTTCCGGTACCCGGACGGAGCCGTCATCACAGAGGTTGTTTTCGAGGAAGGCAATGAGCATCCGGGGCGGCGCCACCACTGTGTTGTTCAGCGTGTGGGGCAGGTATTTCTTTCCATCCTGCCCGGTGACGCGGATTTTCAGCCGCCGGGCCTGCGCGTCGCCCAGGTTGGAGCAGGAGCCCACCTCGAAGTACTTCTGCTGCCGGGGAGACCAGGCCTCCACATCAAGGGAGCGGCACTTCAAATCCGCCAGGTCCCCGGAGCAGCACTCCAGCGTCCGGACGGGGATGTCCAGGCTGCGGAACAGCTCCACCGTGTTCTGCCACAGCTTGTCAAACCAGACGGGGGACTCCTCGGGCCTGCAGACCACGATCATCTCCTGCTTTTCAAACTGGTGGATGCGGTATACGCCACGCTCCTCAATGCCATGGGCGCCCTTTTCCTTGCGGAAGCAGGGTGAGTAGGAGGTCAGCGTCTGGGGCAGGGACTCCTCCGGAAGAATCTGGTCGATAAACTTTCCGATCATGGAGTGTTCGCTGGTGCCGATGAGATAGAGGTCCTCGCCTTCGATCTTGTACATCATGGCGTCCATTTCCGCAAAGCTCATAACGCCGTCCACCACGCCCTGGCGGATCATAAAGGGCGGCACGCAGTAGGTAAAGCCGCGGTCGATCATGAAATCCCGGGCGTAGGAGATGACGGCGGAGTGGAGCCGGGCCATGTCGCCCATGAGATAGTAAAAGCCGTTGCCAGCCACCCGGCGGGCGGCGTCCAGATCCAGTCCCTCAAAGGACTCCATGATCTCCGCGTGGTAGGGGATTTCAAAGGGAGGGGTCACGGGCTCGCCGAAGCGCGCCACCTCCACGTTTTGTGAATCGTCTTTGCCGATGGGCACTTTCTCATCCAAAAGCTGGGGAATCACCAGCATCCGTTTGCGGATTTCCCCCTCCAGCTCGGCTTCCCGCTCTTCCAGCTCCTTGAGCCGCTCGGCGTTGGCGGTGACCTGGGCCTTGACGGCCTCCGCCTCTGACAGCTTGGACGGGTCCTTTTTGGCCTGACCCATCAGCATGCCGATCTGCTTGCTGAGGGAGTTGCGGGCGGCCCGGAGCTCGCTGCCCTCCGTGACGGCGGCGCGGAACTCCTCATCCAACTTCAGCACTTCGTCCACCAGGGGGAGCTTGCTGTCCTGGAATTTGTTTCTGATGTTCTGACGCACCAGGTCGGGATTTTCCCGGATCAGTTTGATATCAAGCACGATTGTTCACCTCATTACAAATTGTGCCGCGCTGCGGCATGGAACTGTTTCACGTGAAACAGGCCTATTCGGCTGGCTCGGCCATCTTCTGGGCCACGCCCTCTTTCAGCTGCTGATAGCGCTGAAAAGGGGAGACCACGTCAGCATTTCCGGACTCCTTGGGCAGGGCGTCCATCACGCCGCTCTTCTCATACTGGTCGATAGACGCCTGACACTGGGCGTAATCGCCGGCGGAATACTGCTGCTGGAGGCAGTAGAGACCAAGGAGGGCGGAGGATTCATCCTCCTTGCTCTTTCGCTGGGCCTGTTCGCTCTCAAGCTGTTCCTCTGTGCTGCTCAGTTCCTTCTGGGCCCTCTCTATCGCCTTTTGCAGCTGCAGATTCTCATCCAGAGCGTCCTGCAGCTCCTCGATGGCGTTGACATTGTTGTGAAGCTCGCCCAAGACCTGCTGGTTGCTGCGCTGGTGCATCACAAAGGAGACAAGGATCAGGGCGAATGCCACGGTAAAAAGTATGATGATATAGATGAAGACGGGCTTCTGACGGCCGGAAGCAGCCTCCTCCGGGGCCGGGACCGCGTCCTGGGCGCCGTCGCCCCGCTTTTTGAACTTCATGGTTAGTTTGACATCCTTTCCAATAAATCATGCGTCCCTGTGCTTCAGGGCGGACAAGGCCTCCAAAAGATCGTTCAGGTCGTCCAGACCATAGTATTCCAGCTCAATGCGGCCCTTTTTCCGGCCGCTGACAATGCGGCAGCCCCGGCCCAGCCGGGAGCTGAGCTCCTTCTGGGCCTCCTCCGTATAGTTGACGCTGACGCCGCTTTTCGGCGCGGGGCCGTTCGGCTTGGACTCGGTCAGTTTCTTGACCAGCGTCTCCGTCTGCCGGACGGAGAGATCGCCGTCCACCACCGCGGCGGCGGCCTTTTGCTGAGCCTCCGCCCCCAAGGGCAGCAGGGCCCGGGCATGGCCGGAGGACAGGGCGCCTTCCTCCACCAGCTTGCGGACCGGAGGACAGAGCCCAAGAAGCCGCAGGGAGTTGGCCACGGCGCTGCGGGACTTGCCCACCGCGGCGGCCGCCTCCTCCTGGGTCATGTGGTAGGTGTCGATGAGGGACTGGAAGCCGGAGGCCTCCTCCATGGGGTTCAGGTCCTCCCGCTGGAGGTTTTCGATCATGGCCAGCTCAGCGGCCTTGCGGTCGTCGGCCTCGATGACGATGACCGGCACCTCCTGCAGCCCGGCCAGACGCGCCGCCCGCCAGCGGCGCTCTCCGGCGATGATCTGATAGTAGCCGGAGGAGAGGCGGCGCACCGTCAGAGGCTGGATGATGCCGTGCTGACGGATAGAGTCCGCCAAGTCCGCCAGGGAGGCGTCGTCAAAAAACTTGCGGGGCTGGCTGGAGCAGCTCTCCACCTGGGAAATGGGGAGGGAGAGGGCGCTTCCCGTATCACCTTTCAGCGCTTCCTCGCCCAAAAGGGCCCCCAGTCCCCGGCCCAGACCCTTTGCCTTATTTGTTGCCATAGCGATCTCCCTTCAAAAGGAAAAGTAAGTAGAGTTATTGGCTGTTCTTCCTGAGAAACTCCCTGGCCAGGGCGGTGTAGCTCTCCGCGCCCCGGGAGCTGCGGTCGTAGGAGGTGATGGGCTTGCCGTGGCTTGGGGCCTCGCTGAGCCGCACATTCCTTGGAATCACCGTGGAGTAGACCTTGCCCGGGAAAAAGCGCTTGACCTCCTCCGCCACCTGGAGGGCCAGGTTGGTGCGGCCGTCAAACATGGTCAGCAGCACGCCCTCCAGTTCCAGCCGGGGGTTCAGGGACCGGCGCACGATGCGCACGGTGCTCATCAGGTCTGAAAGCCCCTCCAGTGCAAAGTATTCCCCCTGCACCGGAACCAGCAGCGCGTCCGCCGCGCAGAGGGCGTTGAGGGTCAAAAGCTCCAGGGAGGGGGGACAGTCGATGAAGATGAAGTCATAGTCGTCCTGAAGCTGGTTGAGGGCATTTCGCAGCAAAAACTCCCGGGAGTCCATGGAAATCAGCTCAATGCCCGCGCCGGCCAGCGCCTTGTTGGAGGGCAGCACGTCGCCGTAGCGGGTGGAAACCACCGCCTCACGCACCGGAGCGTCGCCCACCATCACCTGGTAGACGCCCTGGGACAGGGATTTGTCCACGCCCATCCCGGAGGTGGAGTTGGCCTGGGGGTCAAAGTCGCACAGCAGCACCCGCTTGCCCAACTCGTGAAGGGCGGCGGTCAGATTGACGCAGGTGGTCGTCTTGCCCACGCCGCCTTTTTGATTGACAATTGCGATGATTTTAGCCAAAAGGGCACCTGCTTTCTCAATGGTTGAGTGAAAACCCATACAAATTACAGTATAGCAAGCTTGTCCCCTCATTTCAAGAATAAGGGAGAAAAAAGCGGAAGAAGTTTCACGTGAAACAGGAGGGCAAACAAAAAGGGCACTGTTTCACGTGAAACAGTGCCCTGAAAGCCAAACCCTCAGACAAGCAGCATTCCATCCAGGGAGGGCAGCGTCAGCTCCACCTCTCCGTCTAAAACCGCAAACTGCTGACCGGTGAGCAGGTCCGTGGCCAGGTCGCCCGGGTAGGGAAGGGTCAGACTGCGCTCCTCTGCCCCGCAGTTGAAAAGGGCCCAGGTGGTCTCATCGCCCTCCTGCCGGGAAAAGACCAGCAGGCCGCCCTGGGCGGCTTGGTAACGGATGGTTCCGCTTTGCAAAGAGGGGCGCTGGGTGCGGATGCGGCCCAACAGGCGGTAGTGCTCAAGAAGCTCCCTGTTCTCATGGCCCCAGGGGAAGGTCCCCCGGTTAAAGGGGTCCTCAAAGCCCTGCATCCCCGCCTCGTCGCCGTAAAAGATGGTGGGGGAGCCGGGGAAGGCGTAGAGCAGCAGTGCCGCCAGCCGCAACCGCCGCAGTCCCCGCCGGAGCTCCTCTCCCGAGAGGCGGTAGACCCGGCGCTCCGCCCGGTCGGTGATGGGGGCTGGCTGGCCCAGGAGCGTGAGAATCCGCGGCGTATCATGGGTGCCCAAAAAATTCATGGCCGAGTAAAAGGCAGGGGCGGGATAATTCTCCCGGATGCTCTCCATGGCCTCATAAAAAGCCTCCGCCGGTCCGCCCAAAAGATAGGCAAGAGCGGCGTTGCGGAAGGGATAATTCATCAGGGCATGTGTCTCATCCCCAAGGAGATAGCGGCGGCGCTGGGAATAGGCTATCTTATTGGACCCGTCTTCCCACACCTCGCCCAACAAAATGGCGTCGCCCTCCGTCTCCTCCATGGCGCGGCGGATGTCCCGGATGAAGTCGTCGGGCAGCTCGTCGGCCACATCCAGCCGCCAGCCGGAGGCGCCCAGGCGGAGCCAGCGGCGGATCACCGAGTCCTCTCCCGTCACCATATAGGCCCGATAGCCCGGATCATCCTCCTGGACGGCGGGCAGGGTGCGGATGCCCCACCAGGCGTCGTACTGATCCGGCCAATGGGAAAACCGGTACCAGCCGGCATAGGGGGAGCTTAGGCTCTGGGCCGCGCCAACGGAGGGGTAAAAGCCCTCCTGGTTGAAGTAGACGCTGTTGGAGCCGGTGTGGTTGAACACGCCGTCCAACACCACCCGGATGCCGTATTTGCGCCCCTCGCCGCACAGGTGCGCAAAGTCCTCCTCCGTGCCAAGGAAGGGATCGATCTTCCGGTAGTCCGCCGTGTTGTAGCGGTGATTGGAGGCGGATTCAAAGATGGGACAGAGATACAGTGTGGAGACTCCAAGGCTCTGAAGATAGGGCAGCTTGGAGGAGATGCCCAACAATGAGCCACCGTAGAAGTCCCGGCTGCGCACCTCGCCGTCCGGGTCCGGCAGATAGTCCATGGGTTCGTTCCAGTCTTTGTGCACCACACGGTTGCCCACCACGCCGTCGGGCTTTGGAAGGGAGAGCCGACAGAAACGATCTGGGAATATTTGGTAGGTAATGCCCCGGCCGAACCACTCAGGGGTGGATCTGTGCCCAGAGTAGACCGTCAGCTGCCAGCGGCGTTCGTCGGCGCTTTCCCCCCAGCCGCCGCGGGTAAGGCAGCGGGAGGAGCCGTCTGCGCGGTAAAAGCGGAAGGCATACCACACGATCTCCGGCTCAGCGGGGGCGGAAAAGGTGATGGTGAATCCGCCCTCCTCCGTGGGAGAGAGGGCGAGCACCTCCTCTGAGGCGGCAAAGTCGTGGTAGGCAAGGAGTTCACAGCGGGGAAAACCCTCCGCGCCGACCGGGCGGAGGGTGAGGGTCACAGGGGTGGAGGTGGGAACGGCGCCGTAAGGGGTCTTGCAGCGCGGGTCCCGGGAGTCAAAGCAAGAGGACATGTCTCCATTCCTTTCGGAAAATAATTTGGATGGGCGTGCTATTGCAGAAGCTGGTCCTCGCCGATCAGCGCCGCGCCGATCTCATCGGTGGAGAAGTAGGAGTTGAGAATCTCCACGGCGGTGGAGGCCAGCGCCGCACCGGAGCCGCCCTTTTCAATGACAATGGCCAAAGCGATCTCCGGATCGTCGTAGGGGGCAAAGCAGACAAGGATGCCGTTGTCTTTTATTTTGGCGCCCAATTGGGCGGTGCCGGTCTTGGCGCCCGCGTCCACCACGCAGTTTGCAAAGTAGGAGGAAAGGCTTCCGGAGGTGACCAGACCATGCATGCCGGTCTTTACCACATTGAGGGTGGAGTCGCTGATGGAAACGGTGTTCAGCGGATCCGGAACACCGGCGTAGAGCAGCTCCGAGTTGTCATAGGATTTGACGCTTTTGAGCAGATGGGCCGGGTAGTGCTTGCCGCCGGAGACAATGGTGGCCACATAGTTGGCCAGCTGGAGCGGCGTAAACAGGTGGTCGGACTGGCCGATGGCGGCCTGTACCGTGTCTCCTCCATACCAGGTGCCGCCGGCTGCCTCCCGCGCCGCGGGGCTGGCCAGCGTGCCGGATTTCTCATCTATTTCAATTCCCGTGGGCTGGCCCAGGCCAAAGGCCGCGGCATATTCGTCTATCCTGTCGATGCCCAGCAGATAACCCATCTGGTAGAAAAAATAGTTGCAGGAGACGGTGATGGCCTCGGTGATATTGACAAGGCCGTGGCCGCTGCGATTCCAGCAGTTGAGGCCGAAGGGCTCCGAGCCGGCGATCATCTGGGGATAGTACCACCGGCCGGTGTCCCGAATCTTTTCGCTGGGGGTGACAACGCCTTCCTCCAACGCCGCGATGGCGGTGAGGGGTTTAAAGGTGGAGCCGGGGGGATAGGTGCCCTGGGTGGCACGGTTGAAGAGGGGCGCGTCCTCCCGGGTGTTGAGCTCGGCGCTGTCCTGGGAGTAGGTGGCCAGGTTGTAGGTGGGGTAGGAGGCCAGCGCCATCACCTCTCCGGTGCCCACCTGGACCACGGCCGCGCCGCCTCCCCGGGAGATGCCGTCCTTTTCCGTCATATCGCCCACGGTCTTGGCCAGGGCGGTCTCCACGGCCTCCTGAAAGGGCAGATCGATGGTCAGCGACACGGTGCTTCCGGGCTGAGGGGCCTTGGTGTAAAGCTCGCTGGTGGTTTTGCCCTCGCTGTTTTTCGAGACCACCCGGGTGCCGTCGGTGCCGTGGAGGTATTCCTCAAAGGCCAGCTCCACGCCGGATTTGCCTACCAGGTCGTCTAAGGAATAGCCTTTGTCCTTCAGCTCTTCATATTCATCCTCCATGCGCCCCACAAATCCTAAGATGTGGGCCGCAGCGTCGGTTTGATAGTCCCGGACGGAGGAGGAGCCCACCTTTACGCCGGGATAGTCGCCGTCGGTGATCTCGGAGATCATCTCCGTGCTCACATCCACGGCAAAGATATAGGCGGAGGTATTCACCAGTTTACGCACCGCAAGCTCGTACTGTACCCCCATGACGGAGCGGGCCTGGCTGTCACTGTAGGAGGCGGGCACGCCCAGCACCGTGCGCATGCCGGCAAGAAGCGTGTCCGCGCTCAGGCCGCTCTCCTTCAGATAGGCGGAAAGCTGCTCCTGCCGGGTCATCTCCTCCGCGCGGTAGGAGGCGGGCAGGGAGTCTGCGATCCACTTGTTGGCCTGAAGGTATTTGATAAAGCGGGAACTTTGGGTGGAATCCAGTCCGTCCAGAGCAAAGGCAAAGGGAGCCTGAGCGGTGATGGGCAGATTCTCCACCCACTCCACACCATACCTCTGGCAGAGCTGAATCAGGTTCCAGATGGCCTCCGCCTCATTTTCTCCCTTGTCCAAAAGGGAGCTGTCAAAGGTCAGCGTATAGCTCAGGCGGTTGGATACCAGGGTTTTGCCGTTGCGGTCGGTGAGAATGCCCCGGGAGGCCTCCACCGTCTCCCGCTGGGTGATGGTGCGCACCGACTGCTCCAGGTAGTCCTGGCCGTGGACGATCTGGGTGGAGTAGAGCACGCCCACAAAGGCCGTGAGGCAAACGGCCAGAAACAGCGCGATCACTGAGACGCGGATGTGAAAATATTTGCTGTCTTCCATGTGACTCCTTTCAATCGATGTCGCGGCACTTGCGGTGGATGGCGGAAAAGAGCAGGTGCACCGGCAGCACAAAGACCAGCGTCAGCGCCGTCTCCTGTAGAGAGAGCATCAGCGCCCGGGAGACATCGCCCAGGCCGCTGAGCAGCAAGAGGAGAATCCGGGCCCCATCCACCAGCACAAAGGACGCCGACACGGCCGCAAGGGAACAGAGGAACCCGGCGGAGACCAACCCCTCGGCGATGAGGCCGGAGAGCAGGCCCGCCAGGGGAAAGAGCAGGGTGTAAAAGCAGGGCAGGGGGCCGGTGATGGTCAAATCACAGACCAGGCCGGCCACCAGGCCGAAGGCGGTGCCAGAAAACGGCCCCTCCTGGGCGGCCAGCACCGCCACCACCGCCGGGTAGAGGAAGGGGAAAACGCCCCGCAGAAGAATATGCTGCATTACAAGGCCCTGAACCAGACAGCAGAAAAGAAAGGCCAGGCTGTAGAGCAGCCAGCGGACCACCGTTACATTGCGAAAAGGCAAACTTTATGCCTCCTTTCCTTACTCCACGATGTCAAAGCCCTTGATGATGAACACCTGGCTCAGCCCATCAAAGTCCACCATGGGGGCGATCACCGCGTACTGGGTCAGGCCGGAGTCGTCCAGTTTGACCTCCTCCACGGAGCCGATGACCAGCCCTGTGGGATAGTAGCCGCCCACGCCGGAGGTGATGATGAGGTCCCCGTTGAGCAGCGTGGAATCGGCGGGCAGGTAGCTGAGCTTCAGGCGCTTTTCACCCATCAGGTTGAAGTCGCCGCTGGCCACACCGATCTCATCGGTGCGGAAGACCATGGCGCCAAGCTGGGTATCCGTGTCGATGATGGTGAGGACCGTACACCAGTTCAGCCCCGCCTCGGAGACCACGCCCACCAGGTAGTGCTGCTCGTTGACCACGCAGTCTCCCACCGCCACACCGTGGTCCGTGCCCCGGTTCAGCGTCAGGGAGGAGGTCCAGTTGGAGGTGTTGCGGGCGGTGATGCGGGCAGATTCAAGGTCAAAGTCCTTTCGCTGCTCCCGCAGGTTCAAAAGGGAGCGCAAGCGGGCGTTTTCCTCGCTGTCCGCCTCGCTTTGCCGAATCGCCTCCTCCATCTTCGCGATCCGGTTGCGCAGCTCCGCGTTTTCCTCCTCCAGCGCCTTGTAGTCGGCGTAGTAGGCCTGCTTGTCGTTGAACCACTCCGCCACGGAGGTGAAGGCGCTGCGGAAGGGGGAGGTGATGATTCCGGCCAGATTGGTCAGCGGGGCGGAGGTGTTGGTGAAAACGGACATGACGGAAAGAGCCACTGCGATGACCGCCGCGGCAAAGAGAATCCACAGACCGTGTTTTTTTAAAAAGTGTTTCAAAGCCGCCTCCTCTTGCGTTACAAACCCTCTTGCCCGTCTAAGAACGTCACGCCAAACCGCTCCAGCATCCGGGAAAGACGCAGCAGCGGCAGCCCCATCACATTGTAAAAGTCGCCGCGGATGCCCTCCACCAACAGTGCGCCAAGGCCCTGGACGCCGTAGGCGCCCGCCTTGTCCATGGGCTCGCCGCTCTGGATGTAGGCGTGCAGCTCCCGCTCCGAGGCGGGGCGGAAGGTGACGGCGGTGGATTCCGATTCGGTCAGAAACCGCTCCCCCTGACGGACGGTGACGCCGGTGCAGACGGTGTGGGTGCGGCCCTGAAGGGACAGGAGCATCTTCAGCGCCTGCTCCTCATCCCGGGGCTTGCCCAGCCGCTCATCCCCCAAAAACACCATTGTGTCGGCGGTGATGACAATTTCCTCCGGCGTGCATCGGACGGCCTCCGCCTTCTCCCGGGAGATATACTCCACCACCTGGGGCGGCGTCAGGCCCTTGGGATACCACTCCTCCACCTTGGGAACGCGGATGTCAAACTCCCGGATGCCGATCCGGGACAAAAGCTCCTGCCGCCGGGGTGAGCCGGAGGCCAATACAATCTGTGCCATGCTCCTCCACGCGCCATAGGCGC
This window of the Dysosmobacter acutus genome carries:
- a CDS encoding Maf family protein, which encodes MAQIVLASGSPRRQELLSRIGIREFDIRVPKVEEWYPKGLTPPQVVEYISREKAEAVRCTPEEIVITADTMVFLGDERLGKPRDEEQALKMLLSLQGRTHTVCTGVTVRQGERFLTESESTAVTFRPASERELHAYIQSGEPMDKAGAYGVQGLGALLVEGIRGDFYNVMGLPLLRLSRMLERFGVTFLDGQEGL
- a CDS encoding penicillin-binding transpeptidase domain-containing protein; amino-acid sequence: MEDSKYFHIRVSVIALFLAVCLTAFVGVLYSTQIVHGQDYLEQSVRTITQRETVEASRGILTDRNGKTLVSNRLSYTLTFDSSLLDKGENEAEAIWNLIQLCQRYGVEWVENLPITAQAPFAFALDGLDSTQSSRFIKYLQANKWIADSLPASYRAEEMTRQEQLSAYLKESGLSADTLLAGMRTVLGVPASYSDSQARSVMGVQYELAVRKLVNTSAYIFAVDVSTEMISEITDGDYPGVKVGSSSVRDYQTDAAAHILGFVGRMEDEYEELKDKGYSLDDLVGKSGVELAFEEYLHGTDGTRVVSKNSEGKTTSELYTKAPQPGSTVSLTIDLPFQEAVETALAKTVGDMTEKDGISRGGGAAVVQVGTGEVMALASYPTYNLATYSQDSAELNTREDAPLFNRATQGTYPPGSTFKPLTAIAALEEGVVTPSEKIRDTGRWYYPQMIAGSEPFGLNCWNRSGHGLVNITEAITVSCNYFFYQMGYLLGIDRIDEYAAAFGLGQPTGIEIDEKSGTLASPAAREAAGGTWYGGDTVQAAIGQSDHLFTPLQLANYVATIVSGGKHYPAHLLKSVKSYDNSELLYAGVPDPLNTVSISDSTLNVVKTGMHGLVTSGSLSSYFANCVVDAGAKTGTAQLGAKIKDNGILVCFAPYDDPEIALAIVIEKGGSGAALASTAVEILNSYFSTDEIGAALIGEDQLLQ
- a CDS encoding glycoside hydrolase family 13 protein yields the protein MSSCFDSRDPRCKTPYGAVPTSTPVTLTLRPVGAEGFPRCELLAYHDFAASEEVLALSPTEEGGFTITFSAPAEPEIVWYAFRFYRADGSSRCLTRGGWGESADERRWQLTVYSGHRSTPEWFGRGITYQIFPDRFCRLSLPKPDGVVGNRVVHKDWNEPMDYLPDPDGEVRSRDFYGGSLLGISSKLPYLQSLGVSTLYLCPIFESASNHRYNTADYRKIDPFLGTEEDFAHLCGEGRKYGIRVVLDGVFNHTGSNSVYFNQEGFYPSVGAAQSLSSPYAGWYRFSHWPDQYDAWWGIRTLPAVQEDDPGYRAYMVTGEDSVIRRWLRLGASGWRLDVADELPDDFIRDIRRAMEETEGDAILLGEVWEDGSNKIAYSQRRRYLLGDETHALMNYPFRNAALAYLLGGPAEAFYEAMESIRENYPAPAFYSAMNFLGTHDTPRILTLLGQPAPITDRAERRVYRLSGEELRRGLRRLRLAALLLYAFPGSPTIFYGDEAGMQGFEDPFNRGTFPWGHENRELLEHYRLLGRIRTQRPSLQSGTIRYQAAQGGLLVFSRQEGDETTWALFNCGAEERSLTLPYPGDLATDLLTGQQFAVLDGEVELTLPSLDGMLLV
- the mreC gene encoding rod shape-determining protein MreC; amino-acid sequence: MKHFLKKHGLWILFAAAVIAVALSVMSVFTNTSAPLTNLAGIITSPFRSAFTSVAEWFNDKQAYYADYKALEEENAELRNRIAKMEEAIRQSEADSEENARLRSLLNLREQRKDFDLESARITARNTSNWTSSLTLNRGTDHGVAVGDCVVNEQHYLVGVVSEAGLNWCTVLTIIDTDTQLGAMVFRTDEIGVASGDFNLMGEKRLKLSYLPADSTLLNGDLIITSGVGGYYPTGLVIGSVEEVKLDDSGLTQYAVIAPMVDFDGLSQVFIIKGFDIVE